ACCAGGTGGAGAGGCTCTAGCATGGCGAAGAAAGTCCAGGCGATGGTCAAGCTGCAGATCCCGGCCGGCAAGGCCAACCCGTCGCCGCCGGTGGGCCCGGCCCTCGGTCAGCACGGCGTCAACATCATGGAGTTCTGCAAGGGCTTCAACGCCCAGACGAACTCGCAGGAGGGCCTGATCCTGCCGGTGGTGGTGACGATCTACCAGGACCGGTCCTTCACGTTCGTGGTGAAGACGCCGCCGGCCGCGATCCTGCTCAAGCGCGCCGCCGGGATCGCGAAGGCCTCCGCGGTGCCGCACAAGGACAAGATCGGCAAGGTGACTCGCGCGCAGGTGCGCGAGATCGCCCAGACCAAGCTGGTGGACCTGAACACGGACTCCATCGAGTCCGCGATGCGCACCGTCGAAGGCACCGCCCGCAGCATGGGTATCGAGGTCATCTAGCGATGGCAACTGCGACCAAGAAGACCAAGGCGGCCGAGGCGCTCTACGACCGGGAGAAGGAATACTCGGTCGAGGAAGCGCTCGGCATCCTCAAGAAGCTGCCCAACGCCAAGTTCGACGAGTCCGTGGACATGTCACTGCGGCTCGGGGTGGATCCCAAGCACGCCGACCAGATGGTGCGCGGGGCCATCGTGCTGCCCCACGGCATCGGCAAGGCGGTGCGGGTGGCCGTCTTCGCCAAGGGCGAGAAGGAGAAGGAAGCGCGCGACGCCGGTGCCGACGTGGTCGGGGCCGAGGATCTCGTGGAGAAGATCCAGGGCGGCTGGATGGAGTTCGACTCCACCGTCGCCACCCCGGATCTGATGGGACAGGTCGGCCGGCTCGGCAAGGTGCTGGGGCCGCGCGGCCTCATGCCGAACCCCAAGCTCGGCACCGTGACCTTCGACGTGAGCCGCGCGGTCCGCGAGGTCAAGGCGGGCAAGGTGGAGTTCCGGGTCGACAAGGCGGGCAACATCCACGTGCCGGTCGGGAAGAAGTCGTTCGCGGAGCAGAACCTGGTCGCCAACACCCTGGCCCTGCTGGAAGCGATCGTGCGCGCGAAGCCCTCGGCCTCCAAGGGACAGTACCTGCGGTCGGTGACGGTGTCGTCGACCATGGGTCCCGGCATCCACGTGGACGTACAGCGCGTGGCCAACCTCTTCAAGAAGGCCCAGTAGGGCCCGACAGGATACCGACGTGCCAACTCAAGAGAAGGCCCAGAGCGTCGCGAGCCTGCGGGAGCGCCTGGGCACCGCCAGGACGGCGGTGCTGACCGAATACCGCGGGCTCACGGTGCGCCAGATCTCTGATCTGCGCAAGCAGCTGAAGG
This is a stretch of genomic DNA from Candidatus Methylomirabilota bacterium. It encodes these proteins:
- the rplA gene encoding 50S ribosomal protein L1; translated protein: MATATKKTKAAEALYDREKEYSVEEALGILKKLPNAKFDESVDMSLRLGVDPKHADQMVRGAIVLPHGIGKAVRVAVFAKGEKEKEARDAGADVVGAEDLVEKIQGGWMEFDSTVATPDLMGQVGRLGKVLGPRGLMPNPKLGTVTFDVSRAVREVKAGKVEFRVDKAGNIHVPVGKKSFAEQNLVANTLALLEAIVRAKPSASKGQYLRSVTVSSTMGPGIHVDVQRVANLFKKAQ
- the rplK gene encoding 50S ribosomal protein L11, producing the protein MAKKVQAMVKLQIPAGKANPSPPVGPALGQHGVNIMEFCKGFNAQTNSQEGLILPVVVTIYQDRSFTFVVKTPPAAILLKRAAGIAKASAVPHKDKIGKVTRAQVREIAQTKLVDLNTDSIESAMRTVEGTARSMGIEVI